The Silene latifolia isolate original U9 population chromosome 4, ASM4854445v1, whole genome shotgun sequence region ctcaaataaaaataaatagaatAGTATGATCGAGTATAGTAATGAGTTTTATTATCTCAATTTATAATGTATCTACCAAGTTAAAGTTATAAACAAAGTAATCACGCGAAGTATTTAATATTTGTACATAAAAAaatattattgtatttcttactGTATTATTTTTAATACCAAATTATGAGTAGATATTATGAAAGTCAAATGACGGATGATGCTAAAACGTGATCATACTCTATATATATTAGTGTATAATAAATCTCATTCGATAACTTGTAAATAAATATTATGTAATTAAACTCAGTATCAACATATTcataaatttttaaaaattatattaataaaatgtcatttttataGTATATGAGAACGTAATAGTATATACGGACTATAATTATAAACTCAGTATCAACATATTCACATAAAAAACGTAATAATATCTATAAGTATAATAAATTATCGAGTGTCGTATTATTATTTTCTTCCATAAGAAAAATTTGGCACCACAAAAATGTGTAGGTGGTTATTTCATTGGTTTTTCCTTCTCTTATTTCACTTTAATAGTATTATTGCATGCAAAAGTTATGTTTTTATATTATCACTTTTTCTCCACTATATATAGTAGAGCTCAAGCCACCTCTATCTAACTCGTCAAAAAATCATTTCTCAAACATCTAgagaagaataaaaaaaaaacatatctaAGCTAACTTACACTAATTCCCTTATACAAATATTTTATTCAAAATCACAAGAAATTAAACATGACTTTTGCTCACTTCTTTCAAAACCTTCCATGGGTTAATATCTTTGGGTTTCTAGGTAACACTTAATTTTTGAATCATTAGGTTGCTCAATTTTTATTAATTTGCTTATATCATGATTTCCATCTCAAATGATTACATACTTTTCTTAATTAATATATGCATGAATTTAATTAACTACTCTTTCGAATATTAGGGCACACGGTTCAATTATTATAGGATAGCTTTGCTAATGATTATACCAATATAATTGAGTGAGTAAAAAAAGAGTCCTACAAGTATGCACTAGTAGTTATTTATTAACACTTTTTGTTGCAATCATTGATTAACCTGATAACAACATAAAAATGCACTCATGGAATATAAAGATTATTCAAATTAATAATGGTATTAATCATAAAATCCATTTACTCTTAACTAATTATTAATTATCTTCTTTTTCATGTTTGTCTACACATAGGTAACGCGATTTCCTTTGCGGTCTTCCTTTCTCCAATGTAAGTATTCACCTTTACGCCCAGGCTTGAAACctaatttatacgtattatatgatttctaattattaaattattatttatTAGCCGAATTAACGTGATTTTTTTTGTGATTATTTTGTTTTTCAGCCCAACATTTTATAGAATATACAAAAAGAAAACAACTGAAGAGTTTCAAAGTATCCCATATGTGGTGGCATTCTTCAGTGCAATGCTTTGGTTGTTTTATGCATACATCAAAACTGATGTGATCTTCCTTGTTACAATCAACTCATTTGGCGTCTTTATTGAGACTATCTACCTTACCTTATTTCTTACCTATGCCCACAAGCAAACTAGGGTATGTATCGTCTTATACAAGTATTTGTGTTTTTGTTCTTATCAGGTCAGATAATTATCATATGCTAATTCGAGTTTATATGATTTTTGAACCGATTATTATAGATCAACACAATGAAGATGCTGTTCCTATTCAATGTGTTTGGGTTTGGTGTGATAGTCTTCTTCACAATGGTGATTGCTAAGACGACTGCTGCTCGTCTCACCATACTTGGATGGATATGTCTTGTTTTCTCTTTAAGCGTCTTCGTGGCTCCCCTTGGTGTTATGGTAAGAACGTAACTTCACATTTAAGCTATTCATAATTAACCAAGtgcgttatatatatatatatagacctGGCAAACGGTCCACCATAGTCACGTCTATTAACAAATTAATTGTCTAAATCTCACTTTAAAAAATAACTATGAACATCATAACAACATAAATCTCGTATCACTCGATGATACAAACTCATATATGTATAATTACGATATTTCATTCTTTATATGAATTTTATTTTACAGAGGAAAGTGATTCGAACCAGGAGTGTCAAGTACATGCCTTTCTTCCTCTCATTCTTCCTGACTATAAGTGCGGTTGTATGGTTCTTCTATGGCCTTTGCAAGCGTGACGCCTATGTCGCGGTAAGGATAAATTATTACTCGTACTACATTTCTCAAGCAAATAATAATCACACACAAATTCAACTTCAACCAAAACCTAGCTAACATTTTATTTTATTCCATTTCTTGTAGATACCAAACATTCTAGGATTCAGCTTCGGAATTCTACAAATGATCCTGTATGCCATCTACCGGAACGCAAAGCCAATTGAGGAGCTTCCCATAGGGAAAAAGGACTTCTCAAACGACGAAATCATCCTCGAACCAGTGAAAACTCAGCCTAAAACCGGTCCTACTGATGATGGTGTTTTTGCGATTGAAATCCCGAATTTTAGCATGATTACTGTCCCTAATCATGTTAATaacgatgaagaagatgagccaATGGATGAAAAGATGAGGAAGAAAATTGGATTGAGTCATACTACACCAGCTATAGCAGTTGTTGTCTAAGGATGAATTTTGCATGGAGTATGTGTTGCTTTCATGCATATCATGGAGGGTTGAGTAAACAACTATGTACTCTCTTTATTTCCATTACTTTAGGGTATATCTCCATATCCTAAGGTCCCATCCCTCTAAACTTTTTCTTTTTACTAATTAATTTGGGCTAGATGATTAAATATTTGTAATTTTGTTGCAATCATATATAATTAGATTTCAAGCTTTTGATCAATAAGATCTGTATTTTGTACTTCGTATATTTCTTAACCTAATTACTCGAAATATAATGCAATTTCATTTCCGGAGCACATTGTTTTAATTTAATACGTACAAATTGAATAATTAAGAAAAAGTAGTTACTCCTATACCTCTAAGCTTATACCGTAATTTTATTTGACTCGATTTACAGATCTTATAGGCTCACACCTTAATTTGACGATTATATTATGTTTTGTGTTTATATTacatcaaaacaaaaaaaagggcATTTTACACGTACAATATTAAGCTTGCATGGCAATCTAATTGACAAGGACAGATATCAATAATATATAGTGATCTATTTTAATAATGTGGAAGTTGTGCAACTTGAAATGATCAATTGTAAGTGATGACACATACTTTAAAGATGACAAGTAACGATAAGTTAGCCAAAGAAAATAAAAAGGGCAGTGTCTCATTATGTGGTAGCGATGATGATTAGTACAACAAATAATTGATCAAAAGTAACCCAAAGTTAAAGCTTTATTATTGATTATTGTCTTGGATGGATCGTCTTCCACATTACTAGTATATATGCTACCTAGTCTATCTTTAGTGTTCTACAGAAAACAAATCAGGGTGGAAGCCACAAATGTTGctgtggagtctattgatcgaatacgaaagagggggggtgaattgagtattaaaaacgatgaccgctttttcgaaatatatgatataaattaattacttgattttattgattaaaatcaactaattaaattattaacaataaatgcaaaatcgaaataacaataataaagagagagagaaagagagacacacatgattttgaagtggttcagtttcacaagtcgaaacctacgtccactattctcgattaataatttttagtacctttctccggattacaaaaattatcaatccactcgtataatcaactatatgattataactcagattgagtatcgctaaatactctaggttgctcttacgttaataagaaaaatacaacgataaatactaatctcacgttatgcgagtgagtataatacccttgtgtatttagtatcctataacgatttttcttcgagtgattgacaaatttgatgcgtaatttttgtataagcaaatttggaaaataagaattaaagctcaaatgattttgcttaaaaatatttttctctcttgaaatttgtagatgtgtgtgtcaacaattaatgttgaatgaatgagagtatttatagtagagtgaattagggtttggaatgttctggaattagggcataggaataTTCTGGAAGAATAAATCCTAAcaacttgatgaacaagtaagaagcaaaaggaaggaggagtttggcctcctagggttttcggccaccctagggtttcggcctccctagggttcggCCCACCTAGGGTTCGGCCACTAGGGTTTGGCCGGCCTCTAGGGCTCCTTCGGTCCACTTCTTGCTTCTatagcccacaacaaatcgagatagaatttagttaaagccctaggttgcatgacgatataaatatcgtgttacaaaccaatagtttatttaacttaaattctaattaattaattccaatcaaaataaatactctcttatttttataaaccattaaaaatatattttccaaaaattaacgcatcatttttgtctagcaatgaagttatggctattaggtcataacttcactaacctttaaatcaaacaaagtaaaaccatttaggatgacgacctatactatctaatcttggTAGATCTTCgcaaacgaatcgtctcttcacaagtctctcatcttgagtctcgtggttgatttccaatcttgatcttgcttgaatgcatcgatcaaatgtatttgaagttgtacctccttggtccaaacttcaagcttgcgtcattgtaattgttcctttctaaattaaaacttaagcacacaattacacgcatatgtttatatattaagtccacatacaaatcattctttgtcattatcaaaacaattaataaggactaaaggtccaacaaattccccctttttgatgatgacaagtctcctatgatttgtgtctaagtctagttccccctcaacataatacttcccaaattatagaacagttgagcaTAGAAACTAATGATctcttcaaagttataactatagaacgccatgagagaattaactttgagacggtcgcaaatcataaaaacaattccccctcttggcatcattgaaaagataagaacaaacataaaacgaccagaataatatattatgagacaagaattaatcatgaaaaacatattatattaaacgcaatctagttcttaattagcataataatattataaacttGCAATCACAAAAGGAAtaatgcggaattgaaaaagctaatatccataagaatAGATTTTTATTttgagcaaaggaattaaaaagataaggctAGGTTGAATGGATTAGGGCAAGATGGTCAAGGGTAGCGTGGGCTTGGCGGGTTGGACCTAAGACGGGTTCGGTATTCCAAGTCCTCGAGTCGCGCATGACAATGGTCTAGGAGTGCAGCTTGGGCAGTCAATCGAGTATCGaagttaccaatcctcaaagtcatagctttaactgcttcatatatagtttgcatttcagacctcatctccttcccagattgcaaaagctcatcaccaaacttaaccaaactagcCATACCTTCCTTTATTTGAGTAGACTCGGGGTGAGTTCGTACGGCGGCCTTAAAAACACTGTCGAGTCGTGTATCAAACCGTGACAACACGGTGTTTATACGAGCCGGGCTCACTTCacttggtccactagtatcaactctcctttcctttttaattagattaaacaactctcctaatttcttgtcttgctcattaatccttccaagaatagaagagaaattcgattccatcttagaatccaacatctcaaagctcacattgctttttcctcctttttctccttttgtctcaaaacctaattcgttgccattaataacgagcttcatataagatagATAAAGATCGCTCATCTCGTCATTAGTGATAACTCCATAACTATGCTTCCCAATTACTCCTTTCTTCTCTAAATTTCGTGAGATCCAATTCCCATAAGGCAAACTCAAAGTAGAAGCTAAATCAtccatcttagccgttacactagcttgtataattttatgaaacacaagcaagggtagactaaccttttctccttcaagccaagccttcatcataatcatctcatgtgccccgaatttatctctaccttcttttcGAGGAACAATGGTagtccaaagaaagttcaaaaagaacctcAAGATTGGCGACAACTTCGCAGTTAAGATAGTCTCAGACGAAGTTGCATCTTGCTTGAAATACCGTTTCACAATCAACCTCTTTTCGGGTGTCAGACttccccattctacgcttggattAATTTCGATTCCTCCTCCaggaactcgagccaagtcgcaAAAATCACCAGGAGAGACTCGTATAGAAGTCTCATTCACCACAGCAAACAAATTTCTTTCCTTAAGATGAAcagaagcataaaattgatatacctcaataggaaagacatgaccacttacagcaacaatattttcccatccttgatcTTTGAGAAAATTCTTGAAAAAACCAAGTGCTTTATATTTCTTTAACCAATCAAACGAATAAACGcgtcctgcgtgaatgcgatatcgagcaacttgattgatattgcttcgttctacttgagttaaacgaagattattcagtccattgttggtgtaatcatccatatgtTGTGCGTAAAGAACtcgtgaagaaccatcttgaagtatATAATTTTCAATCTTTGAACTTACCTcaatttcggaaaccaactttcccttacccttaaccAATTTCCGTCGCTTTGTGAGGTTGGCGGGTTGGTCGACGGAGGACCGTGGGGAGCGAGGGGTGTCGGCCAGTGAGGTGGAGCGGGTTCTTGGCGGTGATTGGCTTACCTTCTTTCTAATAACAACATGTTtctttgattgaaaacgggttgtaggttGATTAGTCATTATTAAAATTGAAAATAGTAGTAAaaggtaattagggtttagatgattagaattgatgagaattatggtGAGATTAAAGGGGTATATATAGCATAAGGAATTTGAGTTTAGGTAAGAATAGGATTCCTTAAAAGAAAGAGAATAATAacaatttccttatttctttaatGCCTTTTTTTCGGcatctttcccttttttttttttttttttttctcgtgcCCTTTTTTTTAcagcacttttttttttttcgtgcgcttttttttttctttttttttcgcaccttcctttttttttcggtATTATCTCCTATTAAatgtaagattaggaaagaaaatcttgagatggagtttaggcaggatttgtataggaatataataagatagaattatctttattatatttaggcagtttattgtagattttgtcgaatTTTTGTAAGGAATGTGATTAtgcaaaatataaaatattaccatacacataagcaagatataacacgtaaaataaacattatttaacataat contains the following coding sequences:
- the LOC141653337 gene encoding bidirectional sugar transporter SWEET12-like — protein: MTFAHFFQNLPWVNIFGFLGNAISFAVFLSPIPTFYRIYKKKTTEEFQSIPYVVAFFSAMLWLFYAYIKTDVIFLVTINSFGVFIETIYLTLFLTYAHKQTRINTMKMLFLFNVFGFGVIVFFTMVIAKTTAARLTILGWICLVFSLSVFVAPLGVMRKVIRTRSVKYMPFFLSFFLTISAVVWFFYGLCKRDAYVAIPNILGFSFGILQMILYAIYRNAKPIEELPIGKKDFSNDEIILEPVKTQPKTGPTDDGVFAIEIPNFSMITVPNHVNNDEEDEPMDEKMRKKIGLSHTTPAIAVVV